A single genomic interval of Thermodesulfobacteriota bacterium harbors:
- a CDS encoding NYN domain-containing protein — MASEPQAKTTVAFVDGQNLFHSAREAFGYTHPNYDVRALAQAVCQAQGWQLDQVRFYTGVPDASDNPFWSGFWQRKLAMMGRQGVWLFSRPLRYRNRVVDLPGGGQHSFLSGEEKGVDVRIALDVVRMAHRREFDVALVFSQDQDLSEVAEELRVIAREQGRWIKMASAFPASPTSRNRRGINKTDWVRVDRATYDACLDPRDYRP, encoded by the coding sequence ATGGCGTCAGAGCCCCAGGCTAAGACGACGGTAGCCTTCGTGGACGGCCAGAACCTCTTCCACTCCGCGAGGGAGGCGTTCGGCTACACCCATCCCAACTACGACGTCCGCGCCCTCGCCCAGGCGGTCTGCCAAGCCCAGGGCTGGCAACTGGACCAGGTGAGATTCTACACGGGGGTCCCCGATGCCAGTGACAACCCGTTCTGGAGTGGGTTCTGGCAGCGGAAACTCGCGATGATGGGCCGCCAGGGCGTGTGGCTCTTCTCCCGGCCCCTGCGCTACCGAAACCGCGTCGTCGACCTGCCCGGCGGCGGCCAGCACAGCTTCCTCTCCGGCGAGGAGAAGGGAGTGGACGTCCGCATTGCCCTTGACGTTGTCCGCATGGCGCATCGCCGGGAATTCGACGTGGCCCTCGTCTTCAGCCAGGATCAGGACCTCTCCGAGGTCGCCGAGGAGCTCCGCGTGATCGCGCGGGAGCAAGGGCGCTGGATCAAGATGGCCTCGGCCTTTCCCGCGAGCCCCACCAGCCGTAACCGCCGGGGGATCAACAAGACAGACTGGGTCCGGGTGGACCGTGCCACGTACGATGCCTGCCTGGATCCCCGCGACTACCGCCCCTGA